A single window of Tiliqua scincoides isolate rTilSci1 chromosome 10, rTilSci1.hap2, whole genome shotgun sequence DNA harbors:
- the ID3 gene encoding DNA-binding protein inhibitor ID-3, protein MKAISPVRSVRSCYEAVCCLSDQSLAIARGSSNKSPALEDPMNLLYDMNDCYSKLRELVPGIPQGSKVSQVEILQHVIDYIFDLQIVLEEQAKEGQDPTADTTSLLSLKAAELASEFCSKEEINLCH, encoded by the exons ATGAAAGCCATCAGTCCGGTGAGATCCGTGAGAAGCTGCTACGAAGCCGTCTGCTGCCTGTCAGATCAGAGCCTGGCCATCGCCCGGGGGAGCAGCAACAAGAGCCCGGCGCTGGAAGACCCCATGAACCTCCTCTACGACATGAACGACTGCTACTCCAAGCTGCGGGAGCTGGTGCCGGGGATCCCGCAGGGCAGCAAAGTCAGCCAGGTGGAGATCCTGCAGCACGTCATAGATTACATCTTCGATCTCCAGATCGTGCTGGAGGAGCAGGCGAAGGAGGGGCAGGATCCCACGGCGGACACCACCTCGCTGCTCTCCTTAAAA GCAGCGGAATTAGCTTCAGAATTCTGCTCAAAAGAGGAGATCAACTTGTGCCACTAA